Within the Bradyrhizobium ottawaense genome, the region GGCGGGCAGGGTGGGGCCGGCGTACGCAAACCTCCAATGGAGGAAACCGCGGAAGGTGTGGAGGCGAGGTCTTGCGTCAGGCGCTATGGGGATTTCGACGCTGGCGGTCTGTTGCCGAGGTGCGTTGAAGGCTTGTTTGGGAAGCGATTGAGGGGGCGACGAACGCGGTCGGCCGATTGCGATAGGCAGAATCGGCGTCGCGCAGCGGACGACGGCTATCGAGAGCGACGCGAGGGCAAGCATGATCATTGCCAGCCAAGAGCCGGCGAAGCAGCAGGGCCGCGATGGGGTGTGGCCGCGAATCTGATCTGATCATGATGTGTCGATCCTGATCACGATTGGAGATGCCGCCGGCCGGTAACGCGGCGAGGCGCCGCGCTGGAACCTCTCGATGACGATCATGCGACCGCCGCAGCACGGACACGGGTTCGGCTTGGGTTCGGTGGCCTCGGGGCAGCTGGTATCGCCAGCCTCGGGCTGTGCCGCCGTCACGTCGAGCATGCGGCGCGCTTGAACGATGTTGTCGGCGCGGGTTCCGCTGGCAAGCAGGCCGTAGTGGCGAATGCGGTGGAATCCTTGCGGCAGGACGTGGATCAGGAATCTGCGGATGAACTCGACGGTGGCGAGTGTCATGACCTTCCGGCGATCACGACCTTCAGCGCGATAGTCCTTCCATCGGAAGGTTACGCCGTTGCGGTCGCAGGCAATCAGCCTGCTGTTGGCGATGGCGACGCGGTGGGTATAGCGCGACAGATAGGCCAGCACGGCCTGTGGGCCGCCGAACGGACGCTTGGCATAGACCACCCATTTGGCTTGGCGCAGCGGAGCCAGATGACCCGCGAACGCCTGTGGGTCGGCGAGAGCGGCGTGAGCGCCGAAGAACTGGAGACGACCGGCCTCGTGTGCGGCGAGGAGCTTCTCCAGAAATAGCCGGCGGACAGTCGCGAGAGCACACGCACCGGGAGGAAGAAGCCGGGGCGGCACGTCACCCAGCGCTCGCCGTCGAGCGAGATGCCGCCGCCCGGCACGATCATGTGCACGTGCGGATGATGGGTCATGGCGGAGCCCCAGGTATGGAGGACCGAGGTGATGCCGACGCGGGCGCCGAGGTGCTTGGGGTCGGCGGCGATGGTGCTCAGGGTCTCGGCCGAGGTCTTGAACAGGAGGTCGTAGACGACCGCCTTGTTGTGATAGGCGATGTCGGCGACGGCCGCTGGCAGCGTAAATACGACATGATAGTACGGCACCGGCAGCAGATCGGCTTCGCGCGCGGCCAGCCATTCCTTTGCCGCCGCGCCCTGGCACTTCGGGCAATGCCGATTGCGGCAACTATTGTATGAGATCTGGCTGTAGGCGCACTCCTCACAGAGCGCGACATGGCCGCCGAGGGCTGCCGTGCGGCAGCTCTCGATCGCCGACATCACCTTCAATTGGCCCAGGCTGACATGGCCGGCATTGGCCCGGCGCCATGCCGGGCCGTGGCCGCGGAAGATATCCGCGACCTCCAGCGATGGACGCGACACGAGGAGCCCGCGTCAGGTCGGCGGCTCGGCCTGTGTCAGCGTGATGCGGTCGAGCGGGCTCATGACTTGCTGGATCGTCTTTGTGGCGACGCGGGTATAGAGCGCCGTGGTGTCGAGCTTGGCATGGCCGAGCAGGACCTGGATCACCCGGATATCGATGTTCTGCTCGAGCAAGTGAGTGGCGAAGCTGTGCCGCAAGGTATGGAGCGATACGCGCTTGTCGATCTCGGCTCTATCGGCGGCGGCATGGCATGCGCGGTTGAGTTGGCGCATCGTCAGTGGGTTCAGCCGGTTCTGTCCCGGAAACAGCCAGCCTTGTGGCCGCGCCAGCTTCCACCAGGCCCGCAGCAGAGCGAGCAGATGCGGGGACAGCATGACATAGCGATCCTTGCGGCCTTTGCCTTGCTCGACCCGGATCACCATGCGCTGGCTGTCGATGTCGGATACCTTCAGTGCCACCACTTCAGAGCACGTAATCCTGCTCCGTAAGCCACGCTCAACGCCGTCTTGTATTTGAGCGATGGTGCCGCATCGAGCAGGCGCGCCACTTCCTCCGGACTCAGCACCACCGGCAGCTTGCTGGGTTCATGGACGAATGCCGTGCGCTCCACGATATCCGGCCGCCCGAGCGTGACCTTGAAGAAAAACCGCAGCGTCGAGATGGTCTGGTTGAGAGTAGGAACACCGGCGCCGCTCCCCGCCAAATGGAGTTGGTAGCGACGGAGGTCTTCGAAGTTCGCCGTATCGGGCGAGCGGCCGAGATAGGCGGCGAAGTTCTTGACCCTTTGAAGGTAGTCATGTTGGGTCTTCGGCGCGAACTTCCGGATCGTCATATCTTCGATCATGCGCCGGCGTAACGGGCTCATTGCCTGGTCGGTCATGGGGAGGCTCCTGTCTGGAGTGAGGGTTGCAACTCCTCATCTTCAGACAGGACGCGCCTCTTATCTCTCCCCACCCCGCGCGGTTGGCTGCGGAGCGCTACCGCGCGAGCGGTTTAGTCCTTTGGCACAAAGCTGACGTAACCGCCCCTTTGGTGAATGTCCGCTGTTGAGGCGATATTGTTGCAAAAGTCTTTTTGGAGTGCCGAACGAAAATTCTTAGAGCTGCTGATGCGTTTTCCGCGCGGCGACCTAAGGGGCCATATCGTTTCATCCAAAATCGATCACGGACCTCCGCTGTGGCGTTGAAAAGCGGCGCAGCAGCAGAGAAGTCCAAAAACCAACTTTCGCGAGATTTTCAGGGTCGTTCGATTTTCGACTTTTGCAACAATATCGAGGCAAGAGCAGACATCAAAGATTTGCTTTTGACGTCGACTTCAACCGGAACTAGGCGCGTCGTCAGACCTTCGGGGTGGGGGGTGGTCAATTCTCTGGCGCGAAGAGGATGCGGACCGGTGGTCCTGGTTCATACGCAAAATTTTCAGTTTTTTAAAACAGAAAACCCACTTCTATGGTTGAAAGCTACAAGACGACCTATGGGCACAAGGCTGACATAACCGTGGTCTTGATGTCCGTTGTTGAGGGAAGAGGCGCGCATATTGAGGCGTTGCCCCATTTGCGAACCGACTAGCACATCCCCGCAGACTTCGCGCCAGATCCGTCTTGCCTCGACTGGCGCCCCATGCTTCGCCAGAGATCGATGATGTACGTTCGGGCCTCCGCTAGGTCAAACCGAGATCCGCGCGCCGCCGCCAACTCAAATGAACCGTCGCCCAATCTGTCTTTAGCTTTATGGACGGCGTTTCGGGCCGATCTGTCTAGTCTTAACGGCGAAGCCATAAGGGCACCTGCCAATACAGCAACGTCTTCATCTGCTCCGAGCTGAACCAGCGGCGAGAGCAGGGACCGGATCGTTGACCAGTTGTAGAAGGTTGCCCCGTGCTTCGGAAGATCAATCAGCAAGCGAACATGAATAGCCAAGGCTTCGGTCGGCTCGGCCTGCGCCGCTTGAAGATCAGCAATCAGGTGCTTGATCCGGTGGGTGCCCAGATGATTGCCCCCCATGTTCGCCCATTCCACGGATGTCTGGTACTCATCGATCGCTTTGTTGGGGTCCTTGAAGCTTTCTACGCCGCCTCGGGCATAATGAATGTACCCCATCAGGGTGGGCTGCATGGCCGTCTGCCCAATTTGGGTGACTTCGCTGACCAGTTCGGCGGCGCCATCGAGATCTCCAGCCCGCGCCTTCACGAAAGCCGCCATGCATAGGGACATGATCTCACAGGTGGTGTTACTCGCGCTTCGTGCCTGTTCGACCGCCGTCATGTGGTGCTCGATGCACCGGGTCGTGTCCCCGGACCACTGGGCCATCTGACCGGCAACACCGGAAAGCCAGCCTTGGCTCGATCGGAACCCGGCGGCTTCGATCTGGAAGCCCCGTTCGATGAAAGCGGCGGCCTTCTTCCGATTTCCCTCATCGTGGAAAACGTGGCCGGCAGCCCCGGCAAGGAGGATGGGTGCCTGTTCGAGCTCATCGGCGCCCGGCCTGGCCATGATCCGCTCGTACCACTTACCGGTTTCCACTCCGCGATGTGAGTAGTTGAACAGGAACAGAGGGGCCGCCAAGTCCGCTGCCAGTTTCAGATCGCGCGTTAAGGCCCGCTCGAAGGCTGCGCGGAGATTAGACAACTCATCGTAAATCGCGATGACGGCGCTGGCTTCTTTGGCGCTTGCGATTTGTCGGCTGAGCTTCCGGCATCGGGCCGCATAGACCTCGGCATGCCGGGTTTCCACGGTCTGCAGCAAACCTGCCTCGTCGAGCTTCTCCCGCCCGAAGGCTTGCACGGTTTGGAGCATTCTAAAAAGCTGATGGCCGCCCACGTCCCGCGCCAGGAGCGAGGATTCGACCAGTTCGTCGATCCCGCTGAGCACGTCGGATTCGTTGGGCATGTCCCCGGCACAGACAGCCAAAGCCTGTTCTTCGTGGAAGGAACCGGAGAACACGGAGAGCCGCTGCAGAACCTGGCGGCTGTTCGGGTCGAGTAGGTCGTACGACCATTCGAGCGTCTGCCGAAGCGTTTGCTGGCGGCCGGCGCGGCGCCGAAAGATACTCGAGTGAAGATCAAGAGGTTTTGCTACCCCGTCCTCAATGCTCTCCAATGTAAGGCGGCGCAGATGACCGGCCGCAATCTCGATGGCGAGGGGAATGTATTCGAGATTCGCGCAAATCCTCTGGATGAGGGCGAGATCGTCCGGGGTCGGCTGAAACCGCCGGTCGACTAGTCGGCTCCGCTCCACGAACAGGCGAACGGCCGCTGACTTCCCGGGGCCGTCCCGCAGGAATCCAGGGAGGAGACCTGGTAGAGGGCCTCGCCCTCTACTCCAAGCGTGCGCCGGCTCGTGTTGATCAGGAACAGCTCGCCACAGGTCGAACCCAGCTCGGTGACCGCGTCGCAGATCGGGTCGAGCACATGCTCGCAATTATCCATCAGCAGGATCGCCCGGGCGTCGTGCAGACGCTCGAGGACCTGGATTCGCCGCTCTACGCCGGGGAGTGGCGGAATCAGCAGGGACTCTGCTATGGCGGGCCAGACCTCGCTGCCCCGCTCAAGCGCCGACAGATCAACAAGCCATGCGCCATCGGGGAAGGAGGATTCCAGAAACCGGGCGAACTCTATGGCCAGCCGCGTCTTACCGATTCCGCCAGGACCAACAAGGGTTATCAACCTCGACTCGTGGGCCATTCGGCCAAGATCGTCCAGCTCCCGCTCGCGGCCGAGGAACGAGCTCAGATTTGCAGGCAGATTGCCTCCGGCGGTCTCCCGCTTGCCGCCGATCGGCGGGAAGGCGCTCGGCAGGTCCAATGTGCAGACCTGGTAGACGCGGATCGGTTCGATGCCCTTGAAGTGGTGTTCGCCCAGGTCGGAAAGTTCGAACGGCGTCTGAACACGGTCGATCGCCAGCCGCTCCGCCGTGACGTCCGAAAGCAGGATTTGATCAGCGTTGGCGGCGCTCTGCAACCGCGTGGCCGTTGGCAGGGCAGGGCCGAAGAAGTCGCTTCCCCGCGCCCGCGTCAGGCCCGTGTGGATGCCAAACCGTATCTGAAGCCGCCCGGTGGGACCCCAGGCGGCGCCGCGCATCTCGCGTTGCGCGTCGATCGCCGCCAGCACCGCGTCCCGCGGCCGCTCGAAGATCGCTAACACACCGTCCCCTGTGTGCCTGAACGGATCGCCGGAACGGCGGCGGATGGCCGCGTGGAGGATCTGGTCGTGCAGATCCATGGCGGCCATCATATCGTTGGGATAGCGGCGGAGCAGGGCGGTGCTGCTCACGACATCGGTTGTGAGAATCGTGCTTTCCCGGCTGCACGCCGACGATTCAGTCCTGACCATGGATGGGTATTCAGCCAAGAAAATGCGCTCTGCTCTTTCCCCGTCCTCAGGCCGAGGCCATCGGCACGGCCCCTAACCTGGGTCGTAGGTTCAAGTTAAGAAAACGGCCGGCCCCCGCACAAGGCGGTCAGAGGCATCGAAGTTCTACGTCAGATCACATCGCTCCGCAATCTCGAGGCTGTTTCCCGGCCTAGCTCCGACTACAACCGCGCTCACTCGGCCGCCCGGCCTCATGCCGCGCGAATCCTGAAGATGGCAATAGTGCGCGTTGGCGGTAGGAGTGTGATTGGAGCCGATTGGCGTTGTTGCCGACTTTCGAGATTGGCACAAAACGGGCGCATGACTTGATGCGCTTGACGTCAGCTTACGGCACGAAAGCAGACGCCCTTGGCAAGCTTTCGTTGCAGCATGTTCCGGATGCACGCTCTCCATGTCCGTTGCTGAGATGACAGACGTTGCCAACGCTAACGCCAGATCGCCCGCTGCCATTTACAAAATGGTCATCCGCTTAGGCGCCCCCTTGAGGCCTGTAAGAACTGGGGCCGAAGGCGACGGGGAAATAATGCCGCATCGCGTGTCTGGAATTCCGCACCGCGGACTGCATCGAGAACTAAAACTCAATTTAGTGGTGTTGGCAGATTGCGAACCTACATCACCTTCAAGCATTCGGCGTTCTAGTGAAACCCCCCACTATGGATTGTCACCACTCCAAGCTCAACGGTACTGTGTTTGGCACGCATGATTGGCCTGACTCTCTACGGGGCCAAGCGGCCATGTATCGGAAACTTGCCGAACAGACCGACGATCCTTTCGTGAAGAACGAGCTGCTTGAGTTGGCGTCGGTCTGCGACGAGGTCGCCAATAACATCGAAGACCATCTGACAGGCGGGTAAAGCAGACAATGCGTTGCGAGCAGCGAGATCTGATTTGACCCGAA harbors:
- a CDS encoding ATP-binding protein, producing the protein MERSRLVDRRFQPTPDDLALIQRICANLEYIPLAIEIAAGHLRRLTLESIEDGVAKPLDLHSSIFRRRAGRQQTLRQTLEWSYDLLDPNSRQVLQRLSVFSGSFHEEQALAVCAGDMPNESDVLSGIDELVESSLLARDVGGHQLFRMLQTVQAFGREKLDEAGLLQTVETRHAEVYAARCRKLSRQIASAKEASAVIAIYDELSNLRAAFERALTRDLKLAADLAAPLFLFNYSHRGVETGKWYERIMARPGADELEQAPILLAGAAGHVFHDEGNRKKAAAFIERGFQIEAAGFRSSQGWLSGVAGQMAQWSGDTTRCIEHHMTAVEQARSASNTTCEIMSLCMAAFVKARAGDLDGAAELVSEVTQIGQTAMQPTLMGYIHYARGGVESFKDPNKAIDEYQTSVEWANMGGNHLGTHRIKHLIADLQAAQAEPTEALAIHVRLLIDLPKHGATFYNWSTIRSLLSPLVQLGADEDVAVLAGALMASPLRLDRSARNAVHKAKDRLGDGSFELAAARGSRFDLAEARTYIIDLWRSMGRQSRQDGSGAKSAGMC
- a CDS encoding ATP-binding protein, with product MVRTESSACSRESTILTTDVVSSTALLRRYPNDMMAAMDLHDQILHAAIRRRSGDPFRHTGDGVLAIFERPRDAVLAAIDAQREMRGAAWGPTGRLQIRFGIHTGLTRARGSDFFGPALPTATRLQSAANADQILLSDVTAERLAIDRVQTPFELSDLGEHHFKGIEPIRVYQVCTLDLPSAFPPIGGKRETAGGNLPANLSSFLGRERELDDLGRMAHESRLITLVGPGGIGKTRLAIEFARFLESSFPDGAWLVDLSALERGSEVWPAIAESLLIPPLPGVERRIQVLERLHDARAILLMDNCEHVLDPICDAVTELGSTCGELFLINTSRRTLGVEGEALYQVSSLDSCGTAPGSQRPFACSWSGAD